A DNA window from Vigna unguiculata cultivar IT97K-499-35 chromosome 10, ASM411807v1, whole genome shotgun sequence contains the following coding sequences:
- the LOC114166994 gene encoding putative disease resistance protein At3g14460 yields MALAVVGGALLSAFIDVLFDRLASPELVNFIRGKKPDKLLQKMKSQLLVVKVVLADAEKKQITNSNVKEWLDLLSDVVYQADDLLDEVSTKAATQKGVSHSFSHLFQRNKLVNVSKLEGIVERLDDILKQKESLDLKEIAVENNQQWNAQTTSLEGRYGMYGRDKDKDAIMKLVLEDSSDGEEVSVIPIVGMGGVGKTTLIRSVYNDGKLNGTFKLKAWICVSDIFDIVKVTKTMLEEITQKPCKLNDLNLIQLDLLEKLKGKKFLIVLDDVWIEDCDSWSSLTKPFLSGIRGSKVLVTTRNESVAAVVPLHTVEVYHLNKLSDEDCWLVFASHAFPLSEGSHNRESLEKIGKEIVKKCNGLPLAAQSLGGMLKRKHAIRDWNNVLESDIWELPESQCKIIPALRISYNYLPPQLKRCFVYCSLFPKDYEFRKDKLILLWMAEDLVKPSRKRKTLEEVGQEYFDDLVSRSFFQCSGSWNWGNHFVMHDLMHDLATFLGGDFYFRADEHGKETKIDRKTRHLSFTRLSDPVSDTEVLDRVKFSRTFLPTYFHYSPFKNRKTPCIIVSMLKYLRVLSFSDLECQLVLPDSIGELIHLRYLDLTSTGIEKLPESLCNLYNLQTLRLSNCSRLTKLPSAMQNLVNLRHLEIFESSIEEMPKGMGKLNQLQRLDLYIVGKHKENSIKELGGFPNLHGRFSIEKLENVTNGEEALEAGILNKKYISTLDLRWSLSNDSSIDFQIELDVLGKLQPHPDLKSLRIKGYNGTRFPKWMDNFSYRYMKSLFLQNCNNCCMLPSLGQLPSLKHILISEMNSVKTIDAGFYKKEDCSSMAPFPSLESLYIFNMPCWEMWSSDSKAFPVLEELYIKNCPKLKGDLPNHLPTLQTLKIKSCQLLASSFPRTPALRTLRICESNKVRLHAFPQSVESIKVIGSPMVESMMEAITEIQPTCLNDLSLNDCSSAISFPGDRLPSSLKILYISGLNKLNLPVLHKHELLESLSINNSCDSLTSFPPAIFPNLTGLKIQNCENLESLLVLGSESMKSLNYFVIGDCPNFVSFPGEGFSAPNLTRLSVYACAKLKSLPHQMGTLLPKMEYLGISNCQQIECFPGGGMPPNLTTVRIENCEKLVMSLGGISIDMVTSLDVYGPCDGINAFPKEGLLPPSLTSLFLYDLSSLDTLLCKGLLHLTSLKTLVIRNCKKLENIAGERLPVSLVKLIIKDCPLLQKRCHVKDRQIWPKICHVRGIEVDGRWI; encoded by the coding sequence ATGGCATTAGCCGTTGTAGGTGGTGCACTCCTTTCTGCTTTCATTGACGTTCTTTTTGACAGACTAGCTTCCCCCGAGCTTGTCAACTTCATCCGTGGAAAAAAGCCTGACAAATTGCTTCAAAAGATGAAGAGCCAGCTGCTTGTGGTTAAAGTTGTGCTTGCTGATGCTGAGAAGAAACAAATCACAAACTCCAATGTCAAAGAATGGCTCGATCTTCTCAGTGATGTTGTCTACCAGGCTGATGACTTACTTGACGAAGTTTCTACTAAAGCTGCTACTCAAAAGGGGGTAAGTCATTCCTTTTCTCACCTCTTCCAAAGGAACAAGCTTGTTAATGTTAGTAAGTTGGAGGGCATTGTTGAAAGATTagatgatattttaaaacaaaaggaGAGTCTCGATTTGAAGGAGATTGCGGTGGAAAACAATCAACAATGGAATGCTCAGACAACATCTCTGGAAGGTAGATATGGTATGTACGGTAGGGATAAAGACAAGGATGCCATAATGAAGTTGGTGTTAGAGGATAGCAGTGATGGTGAAGAAGTGTCTGTGATCCCTATTGTAGGCATGGGTGGGGTTGGAAAAACAACTTTGATCCGATCTGTGTATAACGATGGCAAGTTGAACGGGACATTTAAATTGAAGGCATGGATTTGTGTTTCTGATATATTTGATATTGTGAAAGTCACAAAAACTATGCTAGAGGAAATTACGCAAAAGCCTTGTAAATTGAATGATCTAAACTTAATTCAACTTGACTTGCTGGAGAAACTGAAAGGTAAAAAATTCTTGATTGTCTTGGATGATGTTTGGATCGAGGATTGTGATAGCTGGAGTAGTCTTACAAAACCATTTCTAAGTGGGATTAGGGGGAGCAAAGTTCTCGTGACAACCCGCAATGAAAGTGTAGCGGCTGTAGTCCCTCTTCATACTGTTGAAGTATATCATCTAAACAAATTGTCAGATGAAGATTGTTGGTTGGTGTTTGCAAGCCATGCATTTCCACTCTCAGAAGGCAGTCACAATAGAGAGTCTCTAGAAAAGATTGGGAAGGAGATTGTTAAAAAGTGTAATGGGTTGCCTTTAGCTGCACAGTCTCTTGGAGGAATGCTAAAAAGAAAGCACGCAATAAGGGATTGGAATAATGTACTTGAAAGTGACATTTGGGAACTTCCCGAAAGTCAGTGTAAGATTATCCCAGCACTCAGGATTAGTTACAATTATCTCCCTCCACAATTAAAACGGTGCTTTGTTTATTGTTCACTATTCCCCAAGGATTATGAATTTCGAAAAGATAAACTAATCCTGCTGTGGATGGCTGAAGATCTTGTAAAACcatcaagaaaaagaaagactTTAGAAGAGGTTGGTCAGGAGTATTTTGACGATTTGGTTTCAAGATCGTTTTTCCAATGTTCAGGTTCTTGGAACTGGGGTAATCATTTTGTGATGCATGACCTGATGCATGATCTAGCAACCTTCCTTGGTGGGGATTTCTATTTCAGAGCAGATGAACATGGAAAAGAAACCAAAATTGATAGAAAGACTCGCCATTTGTCTTTTACAAGATTAAGTGATCCGGTCTCAGATACTGAAGTTCTTGACAGGGTAAAATTTTCGAGAACTTTCTTACCAACCTATTTTCACTATTCTCCCTTCAAAAACAGAAAGACACCATGTATTATAGTGTCGATGCTCAAGTACTTGagagttttatcattttctgACTTAGAATGTCAGCTTGTTTTGCCTGATTCAATAGGTGAATTGATCCATTTGCGTTATCTAGATCTCACTTCTACAGGTATAGAAAAACTGCCAGAGTCATTGTGCAATTTGTATAATTTACAAACTTTGAGGTTGTCTAATTGCTCTAGGCTGACTAAGTTGCCTAGTGCAATGCAAAATCTAGTAAACTTGCGTCatcttgaaatttttgaaagttCCATAGAAGAGATGCCTAAAGGAATGGGGAAACTAAATCAATTACAGAGGTTGGATTTATACATTGTGGGCAAGCATAAAGAGAATAGTATCAAAGAATTGGGAGGATTCCCAAATCTCCATGGCCGGTTTTCTATTGAGAAATTGGAGAATGTTACTAATGGCGAAGAAGCATTAGAAGCCGGGATATTGAATAAGAAGTACATTAGCACTTTAGACTTGCGATGGTCTTTAAGTAACGATAGTAGCATCGACTTTCAAATTGAATTAGATGTACTCGGCAAGTTACAACCTCACCCAGACTTGAAATCCCTTAGAATAAAAGGTTATAATGGAACAAGATTTCCCAAATGGATGGACAATTTTTCCTACCGCTACATGAAATCtctgtttttacaaaattgtaacAACTGTTGCATGCTTCCTTCACTTGGGCAACTACCGTCTCTCAAGCACATCCTTATTTCAGAGATGAATTCGGTGAAGACTATTGACGCAGGCTTTTATAAGAAGGAAGATTGTTCATCTATGGCACCCTTTCCCTCCCTTGAATCtctatacatttttaatatgccTTGTTGGGAGATGTGGAGTTCTGATTCAAAAGCTTTTCCTGTGCTTGAGGAACTTTATATAAAAAACTGCCCCAAACTAAAGGGAGATTTGCCAAATCACCTTCCTACTCTGCAAACACTCAAGATTAAAAGTTGCCAGCTTCTTGCCTCTTCATTCCCAAGGACTCCCGCCCTCCGAACATTAAGGATATGTGAAAGCAACAAAGTAAGGTTACATGCGTTTCCTCAATCGGTGGAATCTATAAAAGTAATAGGAAGCCCAATGGTGGAGTCCATGATGGAGGCCATCACTGAAATACAACCTACTTGCCTGAATGACTTGTCATTAAATGATTGTTCGTCAGCCATATCTTTTCCAGGTGATCGTCTTCCTTCATCACTGAAAATTCTATATATCAGTGGCTTAAACAAACTGAACTTGCCCGTGCTACATAAACATGAATTACTGGAATCCCTGTCAATAAATAACAGTTGTGATTCCCTAACGTCTTTTCCACCGGCTATCTTTCCAAATCTCACCGGACTCAAAATCCAAAACTGTGAAAATCTAGAATCTCTTCTGGTCTTAGGGTCAGAGTCGATGAAGAGTCtgaattattttgtaattggGGACTGCCCCAACTTTGTATCATTCCCAGGAGAAGGATTTTCTGCGCCCAATTTGACTCGTTTGAGTGTTTATGCCTGTGCCAAGTTGAAGTCATTGCCGCATCAGATGGGAACTCTTCTCCCAAAGATGGAATATCTTGGCATATCCAACTGCCAACAAATTGAGTGTTTTCCTGGAGGAGGTATGCCACCTAACTTGACAACAGTTAGGATCGAGAATTGTGAGAAACTAGTGATGAGCTTAGGAGGGATATCGATTGATATGGTTACCTCTCTCGATGTCTATGGCCCATGTGATGGCATCAACGCCTTCCCGAAGGAGGGATTGTTGCCTCCCTCCCTTACGTCTCTGTTTCTATATGATTTGTCAAGTCTGGATACGTTGTTGTGCAAGGGCCTTCTCCATCTCACATCCCTGAAAACATTAGTCATTAGAAATTGCAAAAAGCTGGAGAATATCGCTGGAGAAAGGCTGCCTGTCTCTctagtaaaattaattataaaagattgTCCCTTGCTGCAAAAACGATGCCACGTAAAGGACCGTCAAATTTGGCCTAAAATCTGCCATGTCCGTGGGATAGAGGTTGACGGTAGATGGATTTAG